In Colletotrichum destructivum chromosome 8, complete sequence, the following proteins share a genomic window:
- a CDS encoding Putative hypoxia induced protein, with amino-acid sequence MKILSKEEEAEHYSVVVKAGLIGGTAGLGVGLGGVLLASKRYPAFRQLTLPFRSFLVTSSATFGAIVHADRESIRYGKEKDPMYGYQDATARAIAEARANETTLQKFKEWGRDNRYSIVFASWLASMGGALAMVGRDKYLTGSQKLVQARVYAQGLAVAMLVITAAFEMNDAKKGTGRWETVMIIDPDDPEHKHLIEKKIHKEDYEGQDLWKDMVAAEERRIAARKAAEHK; translated from the exons ATGAAGATTCTCagcaaggaagaggaggccgagcATTACAGCGTCGTTGTCAAGGCCGGTctcatcggcggcaccgctggtctcggcgtcggtcttGGGGGCGTTCTTCTCGCGAGCAAGCGCTATCCGGCATTCCGCCAACTCACGCTACCCTTCCGCTCCTTCCTCGTCACCTCGTCAGCGACCTTTGGCGCCATCGTCCACGCTGACCGCGAATCAATCCGCtacggcaaggagaaggatcCCATGTATGGCTACCAGGACGCGACAGCGCGCGCAatcgccgaggccagggCCAACGAGACGACGTTGCAGAAGTTCAAGGAGTGGGGTCGTGATAACCGTTACTCCATAGTCTTCGCCTCGTGGCTCGCCTCCATGGGCGGTGCCCTGGCCATGGTTGGCCGCGACAAGTATCTCACTGGCTCCCAGAAGCTTGTCCAAGCCCGTGTCTACGCCCAGGGCCTCGCTGTCGCCATGCTTGTCATCACCGCTGCCTTTGAGATGAATGACGCCAAGAAGGGCACTGGCCGTTGGGAGACGGTTATGATCATCGACCCTGATGACCCGGAGCACAAGCACCTCATCGAGAAGAAGATTCACAAGGAAGATTACGAAGGCCAAGACCTGTGGAAGG AcatggtcgccgccgaggagcgtcgcatcgccgcccgcaaggccgccgagcacaAGTAA
- a CDS encoding Putative galactose oxidase/kelch, beta-propeller, kelch-type beta propeller gives MADSVRSSDKIPRSPLKPKVIRSQKISGPSPSDPPRPSPPPPLAGPDDLEDFSDRDLDHRRVPSAPGGPVSRSHTPGHLASKSQDRRRKTSDLSIRQRSQSASQAQAAHPPPRTTPTSANTPKPPPPPPPPSSFRPNNTTGDAVTLNSNDGSESTGGPGSDRDGRRPVAMRSTSAIAGKHSLPLSSSSTRQLSTTTSSSRSAPKGQHTLFPPLQDPKTAPDVPSAPSSGMYWSRAPVSGAPHTSLRAHTTTLVGSNIFVFGGCDSRACFSELYVFDADAFYWSVPHVTGETPVPLRAMTCTAVGKKLVIFGGGDGPAYYNDIYVLDTTNFRWHRPKITSERVPSKRRAHTACLYKNGIYIFGGGDGVRALNDVWRLDVSDMNKMSWKLISGPERAPPPGVRETRPKPRGYHTANMVGSKLIIFGGSDGGECFNDVWVYDVDAHTWKAVSIPQTFRRLSHTATLVGSYLFVIGGHDGNEYSNDVLLLNLVTMTWDRRRVYGLPPSGRGYHGTVLYDSRLFVIGGFDGSEVFGDVWMLELAVHSYYSQISHFTIEV, from the coding sequence ATGGCTGATTCGGTCAGGTCCTCGGACAAAATCCCCCGGTCCCCCCTCAAGCCCAAGGTCATCCGCTCCCAAAAGATCTCTGGCCCCTCGCCCAGTGATCCGCCTCGCCCctcacctccgccgccccttGCCGGCCCCGACGATCTCGAGGACTTCAGCGACCGTGACCTCGATCACCGCCGCgtcccctccgcccccggcggccccgTCTCCCGCTCCCACACTCCCGGTCACCTCGCATCCAAGAGCCAGGATCGCCGCCGCAAAACCTCCGACCTCTCCATCCGTCAGCGTTCGCAATCCGCCTCACAAGCACAGGCGGCACATCCACCTCCCCGTACTACCCCGACGAGCGCCAACACCcccaagccgccgccgccgccgccgccgccttcttccttcCGACCCAACAACACTACCGGTGATGCCGTGACCTTGAACAGTAACGATGGTTCCGAGTCCACCGGCGGCCCTGGATCCGACCGTGATGGCCGTCGCCCAGTTGCCATGCGCTCCACGTCCGCCATAGCCGGCAAGCATTCACTCCCCCTCTCATCTTCCTCAACACGCCAGCTTTCCACCACgacctcttcttcccggTCTGCACCCAAGGGCCAGCACACCCTCTTTCCACCTCTTCAGGACcccaagacggcgccggaTGTACCCTCAGCTCCTTCGTCGGGCATGTACTGGTCCCGCGCGCCCGTCTCAGGTGCGCCTCACACATCACTTCGCGCTCATACAACGACGCTGGTTGGGTCCAACATCTTCGTGTTCGGGGGTTGCGACTCGCGTGCCTGTTTCAGCGAGCTCTACGTCTTTGATGCCGACGCTTTTTACTGGTCTGTACCGCACGTCACAGGCGAGACCCCTGTGCCGCTGCGGGCGATGACTTGCACCGCTGTCGGTAAGAAACTTGTCATAtttggcggtggtgatggcccCGCCTACTACAACGACATATACGTCCTCGACACGACGAATTTTCGCTGGCACCGGCCCAAGATTACGAGCGAACGTGTCCCTTCGAAACGCCGCGCCCACACGGCCTGCCTCTACAAGAATGGCATCTATATCtttggaggcggcgatggtgtgCGTGCTCTCAACGACGTCTGGAGACTCGACGTCAGCGACATGAACAAGATGTCATGGAAGCTTATCTCTGGGCCAGAGAGGGCCCCGCCTCCTGGGGTCCGGGAAACTCGCCCGAAACCCCGCGGCTACCACACTGCCAATATGGTAGGCAGCAAGCTTATCATCTTTGGTGGctccgatggcggcgagtgCTTCAACGACGTGTGGGTCTACGATGTTGACGCCCATACATGGAAGGCCGTCTCCATCCCGCAGACTTTCCGCCGCCTGTCTCACACAGCTACCCTCGTGGGCTCCTATCTCTTCGTCATtggtggccatgatggcaaCGAATACTCCAATGATGTGCTCTTGCTGAACCTCGTCACCATGACCTGGGATCGCCGGCGTGTCTATGGCCTGCCGCCCAGCGGCCGTGGCTATCATGGCACCGTGCTGTATGACAGTCGTCTGTTCGTGatcggcggcttcgacggcagcgaggtGTTTGGCGATGTTTGGATGTTGGAGTTGGCCGTGCATTCATATTATTCCCAAATTAGCCACTTCACCATCGAGGTTTGA
- a CDS encoding Putative isopenicillin N synthase-like superfamily: MEDELFEDQYGQGGDDPLPPPPPAFSSIPDDLYSQFLSPFDTPSLLWSQSFPIALDNHPRGFMRADEIFTENGGPIPLPPRFAQIKRSLVAGKEYAIVQSWERLLVALRAEIAVIGVTKSDIIPTIDFSELQDHSRVSEFTAKLRRRGGAIIRNVVPASEAHSWREETETYLSENPHTKGWPTRDPHLFGIYWSPAQIKGRAHPNVLAAQRFLMGLWRSRGPNVPVVVDHPVSYADRLRIRTPGDEAWHLNAHVDGGSVERWESDGYGNAGTYQRIWDGRWEDYDPWDSSTRLKVTSDLYNGAGSCSMFRMFQGWLSMSDINPADGTLLLCPMLQLATAYFLLRPFFSPRNPSPTSPNFLARENWSLDFAQTSIIQGAVPSYTQELNSTLHPHLQLDKSLVRIPPVRPGDYVVWHPDMVYGVDRVPASSTPATIMYIPACPLTQTNALYLARQRKAFLLGQPSPDFGGGKGETTHMGRPGVQEVSDAGGEDGLRSMGLLPWEDTEGKSPTQKAMVGMANAILFPESYDMV; this comes from the coding sequence ATGGAAGATGAATTGTTCGAAGATCAGTATgggcagggcggcgatgatcCTTTACCCCCGCCACCCCCTGCTTTTTCATCAATACCCGACGACCTGTACTCTCAATTCCTCTCACCCTTTGATACCCCCAGTTTACTTTGGTCTCAGTCGTTTCCTATCGCTCTCGACAATCATCCAAGAGGCTTTATGCGTGCCGACGAAATCTTCACAGAGAATGGCGGGCCGATCCCGCTCCCGCCGAGGTTTGCCCAGATCAAGCGGAGCCTCGTCGCGGGCAAGGAGTACGCCATAGTCCAGTCGTGGGAACGTCTATTAGTTGCCCTCCGCGCTGAGATTGCGGTCATCGGCGTCACCAAGTCCGACATCATCCCCACTATTGACTTCTCGGAGCTCCAGGACCACTCCCGTGTGTCCGAGTTCACCGCCAagctccgacgccgaggtggTGCCATCATCCGCAACGTTGTGCCAGCCTCGGAAGCCCATTCTTGGCgagaggagacggagacgtACCTCTCGGAAAACCCGCACACCAAAGGCTGGCCGACGCGCGATCCTCACCTCTTTGGCATTTACTGGTCCCCGGCGCAGATCAAGGGCCGTGCTCATCCAAACGTCCTCGCCGCTCAGCGATTTTTGATGGGTCTCTGGCGGTCCCGGGGCCCCAACGTGCCCGTGGTGGTGGATCACCCCGTGTCATATGCCGACCGTCTGAGGATACGGACCCCGGGAGACGAGGCCTGGCATCTGAACGCccacgtcgatggcggcagcGTCGAGCGTTGGGAAAGCGATGGCTATGGTAACGCTGGAACATACCAGCGGATCTGGGACGGACGGTGGGAGGACTACGACCCCTGGGACAGCAGCACCCGCCTCAAGGTCACCTCGGATCTCTACAACGGCGCGGGCTCATGCAGTATGTTTCGCATGTTTCAAGGCTGGCTCTCCATGTCCGATATCAATCCAGCCGACGGCACTCTTCTGCTCTGCCCCATGCTCCAGCTCGCCACGGCTTATTTTCTGCTCCGCCCCTTTTTCTCCCCACGCAacccctcgccgacctcccCGAACTTCCTCGCACGTGAGAACTGGTCGTTGGACTTCGCCCAGACGAGCATCATCCAAGGCGCCGTCCCGTCGTACACCCAGGAACTCAACTCGACGCTCCACCCACATCTGCAGCTTGACAAATCCCTCGTGCGCATCCCCCCCGTTCGGCCCGGCGACTACGTTGTTTGGCACCCGGACATGGTGTACGGCGTCGACAGAGTACCTGCCTCGTCAACGCCCGCGACGATAATGTACATACCGGCCTGCCCCTTGACACAGACCAACGCGCTTTATCTCGCCCGCCAGCGGAAGGCTTTCCTTCTTGGCCAGCCGAGTCCGGATTTCGGAGGCGGGAAGGGCGAGACGACGCATATGGGCCGGCCTGGAGTGCAGGAGGTCAGCGATGCGGGTGGAGAGGACGGGCTTAGGTCTATGGGGTTGCTGCCATGGGAGGACACAGAGGGGAAAAGTCCGACGCAGAAGGCTATGGTGGGCATGGCGAATGCGATTTTGTTTCCTGAGAGCTATGACATGGTTTGA
- a CDS encoding Putative oxoglutarate/iron-dependent dioxygenase, non-hem dioxygenase domain-containing protein: MSFTSIPILDLALAQDPETKPQFLEDLRHALMEVGFLYLKNVGIPDELFQRVIREGKAFFDIPTDEKLRIEMKNAKSFLGYSQLSAEITAGKIDHREQIDLSTEHPLPSPDDPLHYNLLAPNQWPSEFALPSFRATFTEYMDRMGAMSIAFTSLIAEAIKIPPSAFSKYFDANQQHKLKIVKYPDLQELGITDPAIQGQGVGPHKDSMLSSYLLQASHHRGLQVQNVRGEWIDAPPVEGTLVVAIGQGLEALTQGVCVSTTHRVLSPAAGQGARFSIPFFQGVRGDAEFEDLETVGVGQVPEDIKEQRRAVLERNGGTRLDDVEFTFRKGGVAKTLGEATLRNRIKSHPDVGERWYPEILAAIRVEEARAAAAKEGNAKGVPAASAVAVPAH; encoded by the exons ATGTCTTTCACGTCAATCCCTattctcgacctcgccttGGCACAGGACCCCGAGACGAAACCCCAGTTTCTCGAGGACCTCCGCCACGCGCTCATGGAAGTCGGCTTCCTGTATCTCAAGAACGTCGGCATCCCCGATGAGCTATTCCAGAGGGTCATCAGGGAGGGCAAGGCCTTCTTTGACATCCCAACCGATGAAAA GCTCAGGATTGAGATGAAAAACGCCAAGTCTTTTCTGGGATACTCTCAACTCTCGGCCGAGATCACGGCCGGCAAGATAGACCACCGCGAACAGATCGACCTCTCCACGGAACACCCGCTTCCAAGCCCCGACGATCCCCTGCATTACAACCTCCTTGCACCGAACCAGTGGCCCTCGGAATTCGCCCTTCCCAGCTTCCGTGCCACCTTCACCGAGTACATGGACCGTATGGGCGCCATGTCCATTGCCTTCACCTCTctcatcgccgaggccatcaagatCCCCCCCTCAGCCTTCTCCAAGTATTTCGACGCCAACCAGCAGCACAAGCTCAAGATTGTAAAGTACCCGGACCTCCAGGAGCTCGGCATCACCGACCCGGCCATCCAGGGCCAGGGCGTCGGCCCGCACAAGGACAGCATGCTGAGCAGCTACCTCTTGCAGGCGAGCCACCACCGCGGGCTGCAGGTGCAGAACGTGAGGGGAGAGTGGATCGACGCGCCGCCGGTCGAGGGGACGTTGGTCGTGGCCATTGGACAGGGACTAGAGGCCCTCACGCAGGGGGTGtgcgtgtcgacgacgcacCGCGTGCTGAGCCCGGCCGCGGGGCAGGGCGCGCGGTTTTCGATACCGTTCTTCCAGGGGGTGAGGGGCGATGCTGAATTCGAGGACCTGGAGACCGTTGGGGTGGGGCAGGTGCCCGAGGACATCAAGGAGCAGAGAAGGGCGGTACTGGAGAGAAACGGCGGGACAAGGCTGGATGATGTCGAGTTCACGTTTCGGAAAGGCGGGGTCGCGAAAACGCTTGGTGAGGCGACGTTGAGGAATCGCATCAAAAGTCATCCGGATGTCGGGGAGAGGTGGTACCCGGAAATTTTGGCTGCGATCcgggtggaggaggcgagggcTGCCGCGGCGAAGGAGGGAAACGCAAAGGGGGTTCCCGCGGCGTCTGCGGTGGCGGTCCCGGCTCATTAA
- a CDS encoding Putative WD40/YVTN repeat-like-containing domain superfamily has protein sequence MAGPSTPRSREDAKKRKREQNERDGQAKRLRQRGKQSPGKHLNNGQADAGDLRDNALNVLSQLQKTLTDDQIESELVKLGNTDAQEAGWQVSLPMGGRMADIDPIFAENEKYLIITYNTSLQIYSVAESLLIRRIVLPVVQNTYAEKSSAPTIVATRQSQVKPDFLWVACSDGRVWRVNWKKGTAVYNEFRTQSQTALDMSVVAIDGSNNKTEVIYVSEAKKQSRGEIVAYFGPDFTHPTSEVLFTTKQVDQGIHILRSSADGKIIVGATREGLVVGTVAPEITQTDVGLECEFFTFDTADIVCSLDIRVTNNKDGSVLDLISGGARGAIYFYNDILRKLQNINTPKSKKDGLQGRKYHWHRRAVHSLKWSKDGHYMISGGSENVLVLWQMDTGKMDHLPHLSGSIENIVVSPTGASYALHLDDNSAMVLSTSEMKPSTYISGIQSAARFTSTPKDLLVKRVWSMSDEVRHPVPAALNPAEPSRLYVCTGTGQQAMLAGELQSAPLLQSFDMESFRSISKQALARTQPTDFNITSKGNPISEPRITHVAFSHDGQWLVTVDDWQPPKRDLEKVAPEAREQFVRERREIYLKFWSASAGEENFALSSRINNPHVTSRPETVLALAADHTANRFATLGDDGMARIWQSRTRQQDGLTSKDAAGEALHSWSCSLAVGLGSNVGADALAIAGESTSERSGSLSFSEDGSTLFVAFGNSNDGTVYVIDTKTGDIRLTLENLWKGHIRRLQVLSPYIITLSDDLRVYDVVADELQYGIQLPSGRNAAAVKEFSHLAIDRKSRTFAVVVPGGQASQLAVFRPEEPELLCVRRIPHRITSLVSTGSSSGFVAVDDAAQLWTIAEATDPASVVLSRPLEDMQLDGEPVATGAILDDAIEDEDMASDNEQEEDVATGEEMDLDDDDAQPAVINRQKLAELFDTAPAFAMPSVEDMFYKVAGLLSTKPLVS, from the exons ATGGCCGGTCCGTCGACCCCGAGAAGTCGGGAGGatgcgaagaagaggaagagagaacAAAACGAGAGGGACGGTCAGGCGAAGCGTCTGCGCCAAAGGGGGAAGCAGAGCCCTGGAAAGCACCTGAATAacggccaggccgacgcAGGCGATCTTCGCGATAACGCTTTGAACGTATTGTCGCAGCTCCAGAAGACTCTCACAGACGACCAAATCGAAAGCGAGCTTGTCAAGCTTGGGAACACCGACGCCCAGGAGGCAGGATGGCAGGTTTCTCTGCCAATGGGAGGTCGTATGGCTGACATTGATCCCATCTTCGCGGAAAACGAGAA ATACCTGATCATCACTTACAACACATCCTTGCAAATTTACTCCGTGGCCGAGTCCCTCCTGATCCGAAGAATTGTCCTGCCAGTGGTCCAAAACACATATGCCGAGAAGTCTTCCGCACCCACGATTGTGGCTACGCGCCAATCGCAAGTCAAGCCCGACTTCCTCTGGGTCGCCTGCTCCGACGGCCGGGTCTGGCGCGTCaactggaagaagggcaccgCGGTCTACAACGAGTTCCGGACGCAGTCGCAAACGGCGCTGGATATGTCAGTGGTGGCTATCGACGGATCCAACAACAAGACCGAGGTCATTTACGTATCTGAGGCGAAGAAGCAGTCGAGAGGTGAGATCGTGGCGTACTTCGGCCCCGACTTCACGCATCCGACTTCCGAGGTCCTCTTTACGACGAAGCAGGTCGACCAAGGAATCCATATACTGCGCTCGAGtgccgacggcaagatcaTTGTCGGAGCTACGAGAGAGGGTCTGGTTGTCGGGACTGTGGCGCCTGAAATCACCCAGACCGACGTAGGGCTCGAATGCGAGTTCTTCACCTTCGATACGGCCGATATTGTCTGCTCTCTCGACATCCGTGTCACGAACAACAAGGACGGTTCAGTTCTGGACCTCATCTCTGGTGGTGCCCGAGGTGCCATCTACTTTTACAATGACATTCTCAGAAAGCTGCAGAACATCAACACGCCAAAGTCGAAGAAAGATGGTCTGCAGGGCCGCAAATACCACTGGCATAGAAGGGCTGTGCACAGCTTGAAGTGGTCGAAGGACG GTCACTACATGATTTCTGGTGGTTCAGAAAACGTCCTCGTGCTCTGGCAGATGGACACCGGCAAGATGGATCATCTTCCCCATCTGTCGGGAAGCATTGAGAACATTGTCGTGTCGCCCACGGGAGCGTCGTATGCCCTTCACTTGGACGACAACTCCGCCATGGTTCTCTCTACCTCTGAGATGAAGCCTTCAACTTACATCTCGGGCATCCAATCAGCCGCTCGATTCACATCAACGCCCAAAGACCTACTTGTCAAGCGTGTGTGGTCAATGTCTGATGAGGTGCGGCACCCGGTTCCTGCTGCTCTGAATCCGGCAGAGCCATCAAGACTTTATGTTTGCACTGGAACGGGTCAGCAGGCGATGCTGGCGGGTGAGCTGCAATCGGCCCCTCTGCTGCAGTCGTTCGACATGGAGTCATTCCGCAGCATCTCAAAGCAGGCTTTGGCAAGAACCCAGCCGACGGACTTCAACATCACATCAAAGGGAAACCCGATTTCGGAGCCCCGCATCACCCATGTCGCATTCTCTCACGACGGCCAATGGCTGGTCACGGTCGATGACTGGCAACCACCTAAGCGCGACCTGGAGAAGGTCGCACCGGAAGCACGTGAGCAGTTTGTGAGAGAAAGGCGCGAAATTTATCTCAAGTTCTGGTCTGCTTCGGCCGGCGAAGAAAATTTTGCTCTGTCATCCAGAATCAATAACCCCCACGTCACAAGCCGACCAGAGACTGTCCTTGCCCTTGCAGCAGATCACACAGCAAACCGATTTGCCACCCTTGGAGATGACGGTATGGCGCGGATATGGCAGTCAAGGACAAGACAGCAGGATGGTCTCACCTCTAAAGACGCTGCTGGCGAGGCTCTGCATTCATGGTCATGCTCCCTGGCAGTGGGTCTTGGTAGCAACGTCGGTGCTGATGCGCTTGCTATTGCCGGAGAGTCGACGAGCGAGCGCAGCGGCAGCCTGAGCTTCTCTGAGGACGGCTCGACACTGTTTGTCGCTTTTGGCAACTCGAACGATGGTACTGTCTACGTGATCGACACCAAAACGGGCGACATTAGGTTAACACTCGAAAACCTGTGGAAGGGCCATATTCGCCGCTTGCAGGTTCTTTCTCCTTACATTATCACCCTGTCAGACGATCTGAGAGTGTATGATGTAGTAGCCGATGAGCTACAATACGGCATCCAGCTGCCAAGCGGCCgcaacgctgccgccgtgAAGGAATTCAGCCACTTGGCAATCGACCGTAAGTCGCGGACTTTTGCCGTAGTCGTGCCGGGCGGCCAGGCATCCCAGCTCGCCGTGTTCAGGCCGGAGGAGCCCGAACTGCTGTGCGTGAGGCGCATTCCCCACCGCATTACCAGCCTTGTTTCCACCGGGAGCTCGTCCGGCTTCGTggcggtcgacgacgccgcgcaGCTTTGGACCATCGCGGAGGCCACAGACCCCGCCTCCGTAGTCCTCTCGAGACCGTTGGAGGATATGCAGTTGGACGGCGAACCCGTCGCGACAGGCGCTATCCTGGATGAtgccatcgaggacgaggataTGGCTAGCGACAATGAGCAAGAAGAGGATGTCGCCACCGGGGAAGAGATGGATttggacgatgacgacgctCAGCCAGCTGTCATTAACAGGCAGAAATTGGCAGAGCTGTTTGACACTGCGCCGGCTTTCGCCATGCCTTCTGTCGAGGACATGTTCTACAAGGTTGCGGGATTGTTGTCGACGAAGCCTTTGGTGTCATGA
- a CDS encoding Putative DNA-directed RNA polymerase subunit RPABC5/Rpb10, RNA polymerase, subunit N, zinc binding, which yields MIIPVRCFSCGKVTGDLWERYLKLIDDGITDGDAMDQLGLKRYCCRRMVMTHVDLIEKLLKYTPDGRNEKKMSLNP from the exons ATGATTATTCCCGTTCGCTGCTTCTCCTGTGGAAAG GTCACCGGCGACCTCTGGGAGCGCTACCTGaagctcatcgacgacggcattACTGATGG CGACGCGATGGACCAGTTGGGCCTCAAGCGTTATTGCTGCCGCCGCATGGTCATGACTCACGTCGACCTTATCGAGAAGCTCCTGAA ATACACTCCCGACGGTCGCAACGAAAAGAAGATGTCCCTGAACCCGTAA